Genomic DNA from Candidatus Koribacter versatilis Ellin345:
CAGCCGTTATCTGATCCGCGATCTGATTGGGTACCCTCCGCCCGTCTACCGATATTTCCGAACTGATTCCAATCGAATTCAAACGTACGCGCGATGAGCCCTTGAGCACCTGCACCAACCGCACGTTCGCTGTTCGATACTTCGTACCATCCTCGTTTCGATCAAAAGCACCTTTCACGGCTTCGACGTGCGCGACCAGCACGTCATCCGCATACCTTGCGCGATGCACGAGAACACGCAACGGGCAAGGATCACTCGATGCCAAACGTGCAACCGCCGCAGCTGCAATCGAAAGGCGGTCCTTCTCCGAATCCGAAAGAATTTGGGCCGCTTCAGAGCACCCTTCCCACCGCCATACACAGAGAAAGTTTGGATGGAAGGCATGCTTGACGAGCAGTTGCGGTGCACCCGCAGTGAAGTAGACACTCAAACTCAGCTTTGGCCACTTAAAGTAGTGACCTACCCGGAACTCGGGGCTCTCATCGTCGTGCGCATCAATGCGGCCCGGTGGCCGCGCCACTGATGTTGCGCTAAGCGAAATGATTCCCGGAGATCGCAACTCCCTGGTGGAAATCCACAACCTATAGCCGAATCTCACAAGCCTGCCGGATTTGAACTCTGCTCCTGCGTCGAGAGTTCTGTACCGAATCCCCCACCAGCTCCAGAATCCGGAGACTCGCCTCCAACCGACCCGAGCAGTGGGAATGAGTAACCGATCGGCCATCCAAGACTCGGGAATTGCGATCACCAGGCACTCGTCCGCTTCGCAATTCGATTCGCCGTGGCGGTGTATTTGTGGATGAAAGCGAGATAACCTGTACAGCGTGGTTGCCTCCGGTTCGCCCAGTCGCGAGTCCCCGAGAGCGCGCAGTATGTCCGAGCTGCGCTGCCCGAAAATCGCCATCTCGGCGCGAAAGCCAACCGCAGGTACGAGAACGACGAGCGCGAGAGTCGCCAGGCCGATCCTGCCTCTGCGCGAACTGAGCTTGCACCAGCACCACGTGGTTACCGGAAACAATTCGCGGAACGCTGCCATTGTGTTCTTAGACACTCTGTGCCGGTCGAGAGTTCCCGGACTCACATTCTCGTGTGACCCGCCTCACGCTCGGCCCTGTCACCCATCACATCTTTCTTGCCTTGCCCTCGTCTACTCTGCGCATGTGGGTACATGCCCTCTGCAGCGAGTGTTCTTTGACAAGAATGGGAGCTAAGTCCTTATTTCGGAATATTTTACGTATAAGTCCCATGGGGTCAAGATTTTGCACGGATTGCATACGCTAAATTCTTGAAAACAAAGATTGGCCCTGGGGATGGGGGTTAGCAGGGAGTAAATAGCAGATGAATTCGCCCCAGGATTAAGGGACTACGAAAACAATGCTGAGTTGCGCAACCCCGGGGCGTGAGATTCTCTCTCACAACTCACAATGGTGCCGCACCACCGTCACCTATCTCCCTCGGGGTCCCTATGCGCCTCTCCCGTTGTTTTCAGGTCCTCTCCCTCGGCCTCGCCTTTACCCTCTGCCTAACTGGAAAATCGATCGCGCAAGCGACCTGCACTCTGAACAAGACTGACCACACCATCACCATCTGCACGCCTGCCGATGGAGCCACGGTGAACACCACGTTCCACGTGAACGCTGGCATCACGAGTTCCGTGCCGATTCAATACGTCGAGGTCTACGTCCATTACGTGCGTTACGCGATCCAGCACCAGAATTTCCTGGATGCGAACATCACCGTTCCGTCCGGCGCCGGCCAGAACCTGACGGTGCAGGCACTGGACCAGAACGGTACGTGGATCTACAAGATAATCCACGTCAACGTGACGGCCTCGTCTACCTACACCATCTCACCGCAGAACCCGACGGTGAGCGAGGGAACGACAAAGCAGTTCACGGCGAGCAAGGCTTCTACTTGGAGCGCAACCTGCGGCACGATCTCTTCCGGTGGACTCTTCACCGCGCCGCTCTCCCAGCCCGCATGTAAGGTCACTGGAAAAGCGACGGACGGCAGTGGCACGGCTTCCACGACGGTAAACATCACTTCCCCGATCACGATTACGCCGGCAGGCGCAACCACTACCGTCGGCAAGACCCAGCAGTTCTCGGCCAATATGTCGGTAAGCTGGGCTGCATCCTGCGGGAGCATCAGTACGAGCGGTCTCTTCACCGCACCAGCGTCGCCGGCGACGTGCACCATCACAGCGACAGCCGCCAGCGGCACCGCGTACACCGCCAAGGCTACCGACACGGTGGTTTCCTCCACGCCGAGTGCAGTGAACTACACCACGTGGAAGTTCGATAACGCGCGTGACGGATTGAATTCCAAAGAGACCCTGCTCACGCCGTCGAACGTGAACTCCACCAACTTCGGCCAGATCTGGTCCACAGGACTCGATGGACGCGTATGGGCGCAACCGCTGTACATGAACGGCCTGACGGTCGGGTCCGCCAAGCACAATGTGGTGTTCGTTGCGACCGCGTACGACAGCGTGTACGCAATCGACGGCGACAGCGGCACAGTGCTCTGGAAGAAGAGTCTGTTGGGTAGTGGCGAGTCGCCCGCGGACGGAACCAAGTTGCACAGCTCGGTGCAGCCCATCATCGGTATCACGGGCACTCCAGTGATCGATCCGGCGAGCGGAACGATCTATGCGGTGGCGCAATCTGGAAACAGTTCAGGCCAGTACTTCCACCGCCTGCACGCGCTCAGCCTTACAACAGGTGCCGAGAAATTCGGCGGACCGGTCACCATCAACACCAGCGGCTGGGACTCGTCGCAGCACCTCCAGCGGCCTGGTCTCACGCTGGCGAACGGAAACGTCTACGTCGCCTTCAGTGGAAATGAAGACATCGACCCGTACCACGGCTGGGTGTTCGCCTACAACGCCGCCACACTCGCCCAAACGGTGGTGTGGAACGACACGCCGAACGGCAGCGAAGGTGGCATCTGGATGGCCGGGTCCGGCATTAGCGCTGATAGCAGCGGCAACCTGTTCCTGACCACTGGAAACGGCAGTTGGAATGGCGCCTCGCAGTTTGGACAGAGTGCGGTAAAGCTGAACTCTACCCTCAGTGTGACGGATTACTTCACTCCGTTCGACTACGTGAAGCAATCGGCGGGAGACAAGGACCTGGGTTCGGGCGGTGTGCTGCTGCTTCCGAACTTGAGTGGCACATATCCGCACGTTGCGGTGGTATGCAGCAAGCTCGATACCATCTACGTCCTGAACCGCGACAACCTCGGCAAGATGGGCGGTTCGGCGGACCACGTGATCCAGCAAGTGAATGGACAACTTGGTGCGAACAGCGGCACGCAGTACACGGATCGCTGCTTCACGACCGCAGCGTTCTGGAACAACAATCTCTACTTCATCGGGAACAACGATGGGGTGAAGCAGTTCACGTTCAACCCGAGCACTGGCTTGATGTCTACGACGCCGATCCACAAGGACACGTTTGGGTACAAGTTCCCGGGCGGCCAGGCAGTGGTCTCGTCGAACGGCAACACGAATGGCATCGTGTGGGCGATCGATTGGACGACCGGCACCTTGCGCGCCTACAACGCTACGGATGTCAGCAAAGTGCTCTACGTCAGTTCAGGACTGGGGACGGGCATCAAGTTCACCGTACCGACGGTGGTGAACGGGCACGTGTACGTTGGCCTCGGCAAC
This window encodes:
- a CDS encoding PQQ-binding-like beta-propeller repeat protein, whose product is MRLSRCFQVLSLGLAFTLCLTGKSIAQATCTLNKTDHTITICTPADGATVNTTFHVNAGITSSVPIQYVEVYVHYVRYAIQHQNFLDANITVPSGAGQNLTVQALDQNGTWIYKIIHVNVTASSTYTISPQNPTVSEGTTKQFTASKASTWSATCGTISSGGLFTAPLSQPACKVTGKATDGSGTASTTVNITSPITITPAGATTTVGKTQQFSANMSVSWAASCGSISTSGLFTAPASPATCTITATAASGTAYTAKATDTVVSSTPSAVNYTTWKFDNARDGLNSKETLLTPSNVNSTNFGQIWSTGLDGRVWAQPLYMNGLTVGSAKHNVVFVATAYDSVYAIDGDSGTVLWKKSLLGSGESPADGTKLHSSVQPIIGITGTPVIDPASGTIYAVAQSGNSSGQYFHRLHALSLTTGAEKFGGPVTINTSGWDSSQHLQRPGLTLANGNVYVAFSGNEDIDPYHGWVFAYNAATLAQTVVWNDTPNGSEGGIWMAGSGISADSSGNLFLTTGNGSWNGASQFGQSAVKLNSTLSVTDYFTPFDYVKQSAGDKDLGSGGVLLLPNLSGTYPHVAVVCSKLDTIYVLNRDNLGKMGGSADHVIQQVNGQLGANSGTQYTDRCFTTAAFWNNNLYFIGNNDGVKQFTFNPSTGLMSTTPIHKDTFGYKFPGGQAVVSSNGNTNGIVWAIDWTTGTLRAYNATDVSKVLYVSSGLGTGIKFTVPTVVNGHVYVGLGNKVVGMGLKSGGSSCSAPASPGVHVCTPVEGGTYSSPLAVSATGKPASGTIARMELWIDGKKINDYFSSSINTSVSVASGSHYVEVVEVDSTSAYLKSGVINITIN